Within the Piliocolobus tephrosceles isolate RC106 unplaced genomic scaffold, ASM277652v3 unscaffolded_42221, whole genome shotgun sequence genome, the region TTGTTCTCTTCCACCTGGGCTTGGAGCTTTGCTGACACACTCTGAAGCTCCTTACCCAGGTGGTCAGCCTCctcctgcagctgctgctggaaTAGTGAAAGTGTTGGTTTGAACCTCAGAAGGAAACAGACTCATGAGCTACCCATATAAATGTAATCTATAAAACAATGGTTTTCACCCAtgatcctttaaaatatatttttttaagccCTAACTCTTGAGATTCTGATTCTCCAGGCAGGGCCCCACTTTGTAGATTTTTAGCATACTCTGGAGGATTCTATGGTGGGACCAGAACAAGGACCCCAATTTTCTAGCTCTCGACTGGAGCCTCCCCATACCCTGCATGATCCCTAGACCATGGTCCCAGCCGGACAGGGATCCCACAACCCCCGGGGCTGCAGCCACTTGCCTGTGGCAGCAGGAGCTTGGCCCTCTCCAGCTTTCTTTCTAGCTCCTTTACATTGAGCTGGATCTCCGACTTTTCAGATTCTACAAGTCGAAGTTTCTCTTGTAGTTTGACATTTTTCTCCTTCAGCTCCTCATCGATTATGCTATGGCCAGAGACAGTAGAGAAAGGAATGAACGAAGAACAGAAAGGAACGCTTTGGTGACCAACCCTCTGCTTTCACCCCACAACCACAGAACCGTGGCATCGGATGGGACCCCAGGAATTAAAAGTCCCAGGTGGCAGGCCAGAGAGAAGATATGAGTTGCCTGAGGCTACCCCGTGAGTCAGTGGCACAGCCGGCACTAGAGCTTCCCTGTGCACACATGAAAACCTGTATGAGCCTCTCACCATGCCCACCTGTaccccccacctcccagcacACCCCCCAGGCTAAGAGCCCCCAGACCTCCCATCCCACATTCCCCCAACCTACGTGTTCCTGTACAGTTCCAGACTCAGGGCGTCCCTCTCCTTCATTAACTCCTCAATGTACTGCAAatagagaaaggtgaagtcaggATAGAGCAGGCAGAGGAGCGGCTAGCCGACCAGGAACAGCAGCCACATTGACTCCTCCACACACCACTCCCCACTCCTAGTCACACCTGACATGCTCTCAAGGCACTTCCAAGCCCACagtctcatttgtttttcttttttgttttgtttctttctttctttcttacttttttttttcttcaggcagagtttcactcttgttgccctgactggagtgcggtggcgcaatctcagctgaccacaacctccgcctcccgggttcaaacgattctcctgcctcagcctcccaattagctgggattacaggcatgtaccaccacagccggctaactttgtatttttagtagagatggggtttctccaggtcagtcagtctagtcttgaactcccgacctcaggtgatccgcccgccttggcctcccaaagtgctggcattacaggcatgagccagagcACCCGGCcctcatttgtttttcaaagaactCAGTAAAGGTGGAAGGGACAGGGAAAGAGACTGAATTCATGGCTGGCTAACAGGGATCCAGAGACATCAGATAATACtgctgttgttgttactgttattacTACCACTGTTGGAACCTTTGCTGAGTGCTTCACCAGGCACTGGTGAAGCACTAAACTAACagtcccatttaatcctcacagcctCCACAGGACACGGTTCCCATTATTACCTCTATCGTGTAGATGAAAAACATGGGGTATTAAGGGTTAAGTGCTTGCCTAAGACCACTTAGAGCTGGGGTTTCAACACCCAGGTATATCTGATTCTCTAAGCCCATTCTTTCACTGGGGGTAGGGGCACAGGTAAGAAGGAGGACATTAATCCTTTGTTGACATTTTGAAAAGATGATACATTCGAATAGTCCAAAACTCAGAAAGTACAGAAGGGAAATATCTCCCCCCAACACTGTTCCTCTCTCCTGAGATGTTTATGAATCCTTACAAACATGTTTATTGTATATTAccataacacatacacacacacaggctcccTCTCTCAACACAAATAATAACATACTCAAGCTACTCTTCTGTACCTTTATGGTACAAGTACCCTAACCGCCACTTAGGACTTGGCCAAGGCCACAGTCAAGTATGGGCAGGGTGGGCACTTGGCCTGCGAGCTCTATGTCCAGTGCTCGCTCCCCACAGCACCCCCCAACTCACCCACAGCAGCCGACTCAGCCCCCTGTCAGCCTCTAACCACCACACACAAAAGCAGCAAGAAATGGCCACGCTGTCTTCTGAGCAGGACACTCCATCTGACAGAAGGGACTTTTAGGCTCACTCCTCCATCTGCGAAGCCGCGCTCCCAGGGGACGGGGCAGGTGGTTGGACTCACCCTGTCTGCCTGCCTCTTCTGTGTAGTGACAGCAGAGAGGGCCCGCTCTAATTCTCCGGCAAACTTCCATGATTCATGGAGGCGGCACACCAGATACCTGGTCTCTCCTGGAATGAGAGACATTCAGATGCGGCCCAAAGGACTCCCCCTAAAGGCCTGTCAAAGTGCCAGGTTTTAAGATGACAGGGTGCCGGATTCCCACCTTGCAACTGCTGGACAGCATGCTGGCTGTCATACAGTGCCGCCTGAAGCTCCGTTTGCTGAAATGTAAGGATTTGTGTGGTATGAGCCTGGGCCTTTGGGAGAAAAGACAAGCAAGTGCTggaagagaagcaaagaaaccTTCTCCACCCTCCACTCACCTCTAGCTCCCTCCTTCGGGCATCCTGAGGTTGGTGTCTTGCCTTCTTTTCCtacagaaagaggaagacagagctCTTACCagggggaggcagagatggcacagCAAGGGACATGCCGCCAGAATGGCACCACTGCCCCAGGACAGGCCCACCCATGGGACCAGGTTATCAGGAACCCTGTGGGGATGGGGTGGAATCTGAAGGGTGAGCCTTcttcccaggctgggtgtgggCAAGATGAGACTGGGGCCTCTACATCTGAGTGCCCTCCAAACCCAGCAGTCATGTCGTGAGTAAACAAAGAAATCACGTTACTTCTTCCAGCTGAGCTCGGTTCTGTTGTTTCTATGGGGAAGAGGGTGGCCCCCTCGACTCTATTCCCCAGGCCAGGAAGCGGTAGGCAGGGGCCAGGGATGGATTTTAAAGGTAAAGTTCTTAGACCCAATGGGAACACCAGCTGGTAAACTCTCCTCCACTCCCAAAGAAAAAGGATTTGGGTCTTGGTTGGTTTTTGCCCACAGCCCCAGAACTGAAAGTCCGAAACTAGATTCTCTCGAAAAGACAGTCACAGAAACCTTCAGAGACGGAGTGTGAGAAAAGCCCACCCTTCTGCCAGCTTGTGATTTAGAAAggtgcattcattcaacaaacattgactGAGCACATACGGGCCAGGGACGGTTCTTCACAGTGAGGATATAGGACGGAAAAGGCAGACAGGAGCCCTTGGCACCGAGGTTTCCATTCTAGTGGGCCTTTAACTCTCAGACTCTCAGAGCTAACAGAAACCTCTGATACTCTCTAACTCTACCTCAGGAAACGCAAGCCCGAGAAGGAGACTTTACAGCAGGCCGTGGACTAGGGATTAACATAAAAACAGCAATGACAAATCTCATACACcactcctattttacagatgtgaaaaaagAGGCCCAAAGAGCTCGAGGAATTTGCCTTATATCATATCTGCAGCAGATGGagaggattcaaacccagaattCTTAACCAGTGCCTGGGAGATCTTCCACAATCTTAACAATTACCCTCCACCACCCCTTGGGCCCTCTGTCCCCAGGAGCCTGGCCAGCCAAGACTCACATCCTCAGGTGAGTGGCAACCACTAGAAGTGGTTGTCTCAGGGTTAGCGCCattatttatgttcttctttttgGTGTCGCTTGCTCCTGGACCAACACGAGGGTTGGCCTGGGGATGAGAGTCTCTCAACTGTGGAAAGGAAGAGCAGTGATACTCATGAGAACTACAAGCTCCTACAGTCACATTCTGCTTTACAGTTTATACAAAATACTCTTATACACCATCTGATTTCATGCCACCAACAACTGTAGGAAGTGTTGTCACAATCACTTAGTGACTGAGAGGGATTGATAGCATGGCTGAACAAAAGGCAATAATGGAACTTCAACTCAGTCTTCTGGCTCTGAGCTCTGGGATTTTGCCACAACTCGGCAGCTGCCAGGGACCAAAACCGGAGGCAGAGgtagaaaagcaaatattaagtGGGCAGGAACTGTACACTGTGTGGTTTCGAGTCATACATCCTCACATGTCTGTTAGTGTGAAGAACGGCACCACTACCTCTCAAAATTTGTATTAATGTATCCTAATGGCAGAAGGCAGCCTTTCTGTGAAATCTGGGAATTTCTCTTTTAACAGAAAGAGGACAACCCAACCCTCATTTCAGAGAGAAGTCTTATATATTCTTATAAATTTATCTGACTGTCACCCCTAAGTACAGTAATGTTTTGTCTCTCAGTAGACTCAAAGGAAACTGATGCTTCAGAAAGATACCCCGTATTTATCCTGTGGCACTCAAAGTACCCCAGGTGGAGATGAGATGAGGAATATTCAAGCTGTCAAGTTCAGTTTCCCAAGATCTGTTCCACAGAAGATAAGCAGATCTCACTCCAGAAACCACTGACTGAGGGGCACTCTGGTCCCAGAACAATGCAGAATTCAAATCTGAGGTGGGGAACTCAGAAACAATGTTCGAGTCTCTCTGGAGAGTAGAAGCCTGGGAGAAAACCAAACCCAACCCGTTCTCCCATTGCCACCCAGGGACACTGTCAATGTGTTGAGCTCATGGGGGAGGTGTCGGCTTTTCACACTGTCAGTGTCTGTGTTAAGGAAGTAAGGCAGCCTGAAACCTGTCTCTCCTAGGTCCCACAGTCCCCAATCCCCTTCCAGCTGGAAACCTGTGCTATAACCAGAGGAACCAGAAATGGGCAAGAACACTCAGGGGACTGGGTCCTAAGACCAAAGACCAGTCTCGTGGCAGTAATGACAGTTCCTAGAGGGACTGTGACATCACTACATTCCACTCCTCAGTGGAGTGGTGGGGAGGACACGTGAGTGCAATGTCCAAGTTGCCGCTTTGAGATTGGGGAGGGGGAGTCACAGGATTGGGACCCAGGTCCTTGGAGATGCAAGCCCaaagagcccagggaggtcaggcTTTGGGTGGCGAGAGGTGAGGGCTGAGTATGGAGCAGGGAGCCCCAAGAGTCACCTGTCCAAAGTGACCATGGGGCAACTGGTGAGGGCAGGTTCTGGGGCACGCAGGTCCTTGGAGACCTGAGCCCAAAGAGCCCAAGGAGGTCAGGTTTGGGGTAGCAGGAGGTAAGGGCAGAGTATGGAGTGGGAAGCCCTGGGAGTCACCAGCTCAAAGTCACCCTGGGGTGACTGGTGAGGGCAGGGGCAGGACTCACAAGGGGGTTGGGCTGGCTCACAAGATTTGGGTGTGGGGAGCCCAGAGGCACTGGGTGGGGGTGGTCCCAGCCTGATGTGCCTCAGCAGTGGCACAGACTCTGGCAGCAGCTTGACTGTCAGAGGGCACCTGGGGCTGGGTTGGGGTGCCGCAACCTGGTGCATTTTACCTTTTCCTTGGCCTTGGCCAATTTGATCTGTGGGGTTTCTTCGGACATCATGGGATGGGTAGGGCGGTGGGGTTGGGGCCACATCAGCACAATCCAGGCGAGGACAACTATACACCTCCAGTCACCTACCAGGTAGCTGTGTGACTGAGCCAGAGGAGGCGTAACCAGGGCCACACTAGAATGCAGAATAGGGGCGTGGCCTTAATGCTTCAAGCCTATTGGTCAGTGAGAAAGATGCAAGGGAAAGGAGGCGTGGCCAGACAGCAGCGTGTCATGACGGACCTCTGATGTCACAAGGACAGCCACCCATGCAACTGCTGTCCCCGCCCACTCCAGGAGAGGGGTGGGGCTGGCTTtcactttaaaaactttaaaactttattaCCTCAATTGAGGTACaaatccttttaaaatggaaattttatagTGTGCTTGATGATTGATAAAGCAGACTATATTATCCAACATTCCACTAAGATAAATAATCacaatgatttctcttttttgaaaaaactttCTCTTATTCTCCTACATCATTGTtaaggggtttttgtttttttttaaaaaaaaaaacaacaaaaaacaaaaaacaaaaaaaaagaaaacaagaaacatgtCTAATATCTTTAGAAGCACAAAGCTTttgagccaggtgtggcggctcatgcctgtaatcccagcactttgggatgctggggtgggtgggtaacttgggttcaggagttcaagaccagcttggccaacatgatgaaaccctgtctctattaaaaatacaaaactagctgggcatggtggcaggtgcctgtaatcccagctacttgggaggctgaggcaggagaatcccttgaacctgggaggcagaggttgcagtgagccaaaattgtgccactacacttcagcctgggctacagaacaagactctgtctctaaatacatacctacatacacacacgcacacacacacgcacacacggaAAGCTTTCCATTTAATAAGCACTCAAAGTTCTTTACAAGTTTAAAACAAATATAGGACCCTCTAAAGTAAGGCTAAATGCTAAGTGATGGGGGAGAGAAAAAGGACATAACTAACTCCCACTCTCATGAGGTTAATCACTAAATCCTATTTTTCTAGAATCACCTGGCCTCTCTAAGCCCTGCAAATGAAACTGCATTTCTCACTCGATACTTGGCTATGACTTGCAATCATGAAAACCAAGAATTGTGTTCTGTCACTGTGTCGTGCTTGCTACCTGGGATCAAGGGTTGACTTTTTCATGATTTGCTCCATTCCCTGTGTGCTTCTTATCCCAGACCAAACTAAGCTTTTTTCTAAAGTTCTACAATTTACAGTTAGTAGATAAGACTGGTTCTCAAAAATATAGTCTCTGGACCAGGAGCACCTGGGAATGTCTTATAGATGTAAATTCTCAGGCCCCTCCCTAGACCtgatgaatcagaaactctggagtaGGGCCCAGCAGTCCATGCTGCAATAAGCCCTCCAGGTGTTCGGGAACCGCTGGCATACAGCAGGtagaaaaatgtgtttccttCTGTAGGTCCAAAGCCAGAGATACTATATGTTCTGTCTCGATATGAAACAATGACAtgcaattaaaagacataaatctCCTTCCTACTTCCACCCCCTAgccaatgtgttttatttttacgAGTTCAAATAGAAAGCGAATGGCAATCAGAGATTTCATCTGAAAAGTACAAGTATCAGTTCTCATCCAGCCTGATCTCATCCAGTATCATTTATATCCTCTTACATCTAAGGTTTTAGAAAAGGATCTTCACAATGTAAGACTCAGGCACACTAAGAGTTCTATGATAAAAGACCAAGTAGATCTGAATGTCCAAACTTACTAGAGAAGAAAAGTGGAATCACTGCCTATATTTTCACATTGCATTCAACAGGAAATTAAAGTTTTGAATTGTTTTCACCTTCATTCTTCCAAGTTAATATAATTCAACCAGAACACTCCATTCTTCCAATGCCTCTAGCCAGGCAAAGTTTTACTGTATTACTTCCTGCTTTTCAATGGATGTAAAGCAGAGTCCTGGTAGGCACATTTTGTATACTTGCAAAGATGCAAAACTTAACAGGTTCCTCTGTTCAGTATTAAAACAAAAGTCCTGTAAACCTCAGATGGTGAGTGTAATACTTTAGCACTAGCACGAAAGCctcaaatataaaaagataccAAGAATACCACTAGCAAAAACAGTAAGCTCTTGGCCGGGAgcagtagttcacgcctgtactcccagcataTTGGCAAGCCAAGGTGGGgtaagtcaggagttcaagaccagcctgggcagcatagcaaattcacatctctacaaaaaaaaatttaaaagttagctgggcatggcggcacacacctgtagtcctagagctacttgagaggctgaggtgggaaaatcgcttgagcccaggcgtttgaggctgcagtagctatgatcatgccactgcactccagtcggggtgacagagtgagatctagATATTACATTCTGTCCTGCTCCTGTTTCCACTAAAATCACTAAGTTAAAACGTTTTCATTCAGCGggataaaaattaagtgaaatgtgaCTTTGGTGTTGGCtcgcaaaaaaataaagaaaggaaaaaaaaaataaagcgaAATGACAAATTACTtactgggagaaaatctttgtaaccTGAATGACAGATAAAAGGTTTATATCCTTAGCCtataaagaaatctttaaaattattcagaaaaaaaatgaatgatttccAGCAGAAAATGGGCAATGGAGAAACCGGCCCTTCCCACAGGAAGAAAAATGGCCAATGAGCATATGAAAAAGATTCAAAAGCactagaaatcaaagaa harbors:
- the LOC111531353 gene encoding golgin subfamily A member 6-like protein 1; protein product: VALVTPPLAQSHSYLVGDWRCIVVLAWIVLMWPQPHRPTHPMMSEETPQIKLAKAKEKLRDSHPQANPRVGPGASDTKKKNINNGANPETTTSSGCHSPEDEKKARHQPQDARRRELEAQAHTTQILTFQQTELQAALYDSQHAVQQLQGETRYLVCRLHESWKFAGELERALSAVTTQKRQADRYIEELMKERDALSLELYRNTIIDEELKEKNVKLQEKLRLVESEKSEIQLNVKELERKLERAKLLLPQQQLQEEADHLGKELQSVSAKLQAQVEE